In Verrucomicrobiota bacterium, the genomic stretch TCCGTTGTACTGGGGGAAGTACAGCTGTCGAGTTGGGCTTGCAGCGCGGGCGCATCGAGCCGATCGCTTTTCTGGTCTTTGGTGCGGGCGGGGGCCAAGGCCCGAGGGACCGCCACGAAGTTGATGACCCCGCGCCGCACTAACTCGCGGTGGAACCAGTAGCCGCAAGCGCCCGCTTCGTAGCAGCTGTAGACTTGGATGCCGGCCTTCACCCAGGCTTCGGCTTGGGCCAACAACTTTTGGGGCTCCCAGCGCTGGGGCGGTTTGGGCGTGGAGTCGTCCAGTTGGCGGCATTCCATGACTTGCCGGGCGTGCAGGTCCAAGCCCAGTTTGATCATTTTGGGCTTGGTTTGCGCCGCACCGGCCGTAGGTTGGCAATTGAGATTATCTTCCATAACGCCGACAGTGTAGCAGCGGGTGCTGCTGCCTGTCGGCTCATGTCATCTTCAGTCCCTGTGAGGCGCATTTATTGAGGTTTAACAAATAGGATGATTGAAAAATCAGGAGGGAAAATGGGCATAATCGTATCGGTTAAGTCTCAATAAGACGGATCGCGTCCCGTCGGGACGCCTGAAACGCTGCCCCGTGGCGTGCCGACTCCCAAGCGGCCGGCCAAACACGGCGCGACCCTCGGCGCCAAAAAACGCGAATGTCCCCCCAACCTTTGACGCCCGCTCGGTTTGGCGCACGTTTTCGGGCGTCCCGACGGGACGCAACCGCTGGCGAACGCCCGCACAGCACAGGGACTGAAATCCCTGCCTAACATTAGCCGTCCCTGCGGGACGAAGGCCACGCCCGGCCCGCCGTCCTTAACTAAATGGCAGTGAGGTAAAGCCCGGGCTATGTTCTACCGGCCCGTTGGGCCTAAGACCGAATTCAACCAGGTACGGCGGCGCGGCGCGTCGTGGTTAAACATCGCCGCGTCCTTTCAGCGCATCCTCGAGCGCCGGGGTTCGGAGGGATCGCATCCCAAAAGCAGCGCCGAAATCATCATCCGGTTAGAGCACAGGGCGGAAGGTTGGAATCGGCACCCCGTCTGGTTGCGTTCCGGGGGCTAGTGGTCTGGTTGATCCGGGCATGCCCACGTGAACTTTACCGGCACCGGTCGGGTCAGCAAGTCGCTGTAAAGAGTGAAGAAACGCGCGTTGTCGATCTGGAACACCACCGTCGATGGCGTCTCGACCCGAATCGAAGGGTACGGGTTCGAACTCCAGACTATAGACTTTCCATAGTTCTGATCAAAATTCGTGTTTATATCGACGTAAAGCGTAGCGGTTTTAATGTCCAGACTGGGATCGTAAAGGGACGCCAGCGCGATCGTGTCGTAGATATAGTCGCCGGGATGAACCGCTTGCTGGTATAACTCGGTGATCACCGTCGGCGGGTTGTGGCCCACAATCCGCTCGTATACATCCTGCGGCAACTGGACGGTATTCGTCACGTCCAGGGGAACGATTCTTTTCGGGACATCAGCTCGCAACACGACCTGCGCGGCTTCAGGATCAAACCACCAGTTAAATTCGCCCGCGTCGTTGTAAGCATTCCCGGGAGCATAGATTTGCCCCCCCATGATCACGATCTGTTTGATCAAAGGAATGATCGTCGGGTCTTCCCGCATGGCCAGCGCCACATTGGTTAACGGCCCGATGGCCAACAGGTTAACTTCATGAGGGTAACGATGAAACGTCTCAATCAGGAATCGCACGGCATCCTGGCGGGCAGGCCTGGTGTGCGTGGCGAACCCATCCTGCGGCGGCACCAGATTATTCGGACTCGGCTGGGGCGCCGCGTACGCCCCGACGTAGTCGGTGCGGTTTCCGAAGAGAATCTGCTCCAGGAGGTACGATTGATAATCGTGCAGCAGGGGGTATTGCGCGCCGACGTAGACCCGGACCTTGCGTTCGATGCCCAACCGCTCAACGGCTTTCAGGCAATCGGCCACCTCCTGGTCGCGCCACTGGTTGCCGGATACGATGGTAAAACCGAGCAGGTCAATCGATCCCTGGGCATACAGCTGTGCGGCCATGACCGCTACCTGGCCATCATCGCCGATGGTGTTGAAGTCGGTATCGATGATTACTTTCGGGGGGGTTGCCAGGCAGGTCGCTGCGCCGAGCAGCGACACGAGGCCGGCAAAAATGGTCTGAAGCACTCTCATAAATGTCTTTTACAGGGGGGTTGCCTGGCACGTAGGAAAACCGGCCCGGCATGCGTGAAGGAACACGCCCACCGGACAGGGGTCTGGGGGGTGCCCAAGCGTTTTGCGCTTAGGCCACATCAAACCCTAATTACATAGGGTAACCACGCCAAACAAGCGATTTTCGTGAGATGCCGACGTTTTCACCGGCCGGCGGACCTGGCTCGCAGACCCAACGAATTCCGGCACATGACTTGGTCGAGGAACAAAGAGATTGACAATGCGGCAGAAAGCCAAAGACTAGCTGTTGTTTGTACGTTTGTGCGGCAAAGTCGTGTTACCCCCTCCTGAACTCTCTCCAATCCCCAATTTATGAGCGTTTCTTTTTCCCGACTAACTTGGGTCTCCGCCTGCGTCGGTGCAGCCCTGGTTCTGTTTCCTCAGTTCGCCGGTGCCCAGGCCAAAAAACCCAGAGTGGCCCTGGTGATGAAATCGCTGGCCAATGAATTCTTCCAGACCATGCAGACCGGCGCCCAAAAATACCAGAAGGAGCATACCGGCGAATTTGATCTGTTGTCGAACGGGATCAAAAACGAAACGGATGTGGGCCAGCAAATTAACCTGGTTGAGCAAATGATCGCGCAGCGAGTCGATGCCCTCGTGATCGCACCGGCGGATTCCAAGGCCCTGATTCCCGTCTGCAAGAAAGCCCAACAGGGTGGAATGGTGGTGGTCAATATCGACAATAAATTCGACGCTGGCGCGCTCGCGCAAGAAAAAGTAAAATTTCCATTCGTCGGACCCAACAATCGGACCGGGGCGGAAAAGGTAGGCGACTACCTCGGTCAACACCTTAAGCCCGGCGACAAAGTTGCGATCATCGAAGGCATTCCCGGGGCGTTCAACGCCATCCAGCGCAAGGCCGGCTTTGAGGACGCCGCTAAGAAATCCCGCCTTGACGTCGTGACGTCGCAATCCGGTCAGTGGGAAACCGCACCGGCAAACAGCGTGGCGTCCGGGATAATCACCCAGTTCCCTGACTTGGCGGCGTTCATGTGCTCGAACGACAATATGGCACTCGGCGTCATCGCGGCCTTAAGGGCTGCCGGCAAGGAGGGTAAAGTCCAGGTAGTTGGTTTTGATGACATCTCGGCGGTGCGGACTTTGGTAAAAGAAGGCAAGGTTTTAGCGACTGCGGATCAACATGCCGACCAGCTCGCCGTATTCGGCATCCAATACGCGGTTGAGGCGGTCAAGACGGGAAAAATCCCCACTGAGGATCGGGAAACGCCCGTTGACTTGATCACGGCCGAGACGCTGAAGTAGTTTTTCGTGCCGTGCAGGCGTCGGGCCCGCCCAACGGCGAGACCCGGCGTTGGGCCGGCGGTATGGTATCCTGCCTCATATGGCTCCCCTCCTGCAAACTGAGGGCTTGTCTAAATCGTACGCCGGTCCGGTTTTGTCGGAAGTCAGCTTCGACCTGGAGGCGGGCGAAGTACACGCGTTGGTCGGCGAGAACGGCGCGGGCAAAAGCACATTCTGCGGCATCGTGGCGGGTTTGCGGACCCCGGATGCGGGGCAGATGCGGCTTCAGGGCCAGCCTTACGCGCCCGCCAACAAGCGGGCCGCCGAAATCCATGGCGTCCGGATCGTGCTGCAGGAGCTTAACCTCATTGAGACCCTCTCCGTCGGCGAAAACCTTTTTTTCGATCAGTTGCCGCACACCCTGGGCGGCTGGATCGATCAACCGCGCTTGCGCAAGGCGGCGCGCGAAGCGCTCGCTCAGGTCGGGCTGCTGGAGCTTGACCCGGATGCCCCGGTCAGCGGCCTCGGCATCGGTCAGAAACAGCTCGTGGAGATCGCGGCCGGTTTGGCCCGACACTGCCGGCTTTTAATCCTCGACGAACCAACCGCAGCCCTGACCCCCACGGATGCCGAGCGCCTCTTTTTGCAAATCCAGAAGCTGAAGGACGCCGGGGTCGGGATCATTTACATTTCTCATCACTTGGAAGAGGTGCTCAGGTTGGCAGACCGTATTTCAGTCTTACGCGACGGCCGGCGAGTGGCCACCCGCCGGCGCGGGGACCTTACGGTCGATGAAATGATCCGCCTGATGGTGGGCCGGGCATTGGACGACACGGCCGCGCGCGCTGAAAAGCGGTCGGCCGGCCCGATCCTGTTGGAGGTACAAAACCTTTCCGCGCCCCCGCGGGTAAGAGAGGTCAGCTTTGCCCTGCACCGAGGCGAAATCCTGGGGTTCGCCGGCTTGATGGGTGCCGGCCGCACCGAGACCGTGCGGGCGCTCTTCGGGGCGGATCCGAGGCAGACCGGGAGAATCCTCCTTAACGGCCGGGACATTACGGCCGAACTGGAGACCCCGGCGGACGCGGTCCGGCTCGGCATCGGCTTTCTGACGGAAGACCGGAAGTCGCAAGGCTTGCTCCTGGATAAACCGGTGCGATTGAACGTCACCCTGGCGCAGCTGAAAGGCGACCTCTGCGGGTTGGCGGGCACCTTGCGTCGTCGGCGGGAGGTTGCGGCCGCCCGGACCTGGGTGGATCGTCTCGCCATTCGTTGCGCGTCGATCGAACAGGTTGCAGGCAGCCTCAGCGGAGGAAACCAACAAAAGGCGGTGCTGGCACGGTGGCTCTACCGGAACTGTCAGGTGCTGATTTGCGATGAACCAACGCGTGGGATCGATGTCGGCGCTAAATCGGAAATTTACCGGTTGCTCGACCAATTGGCCCGGGAAGGTAAAGGCGTGCTGGTCGTCTCCTCTGACCTGAAGGAGTTACTCGCGTTGTGCGACCGCATCGCGGTGATCTCAGCGGGTCGTCTGGTTAAAACCTTTGACCGCGGCAGTTGGACGGAAGATCAGATCATGTCCGCCGCTTTCAGTGAAATGAAGATCTGATCTCATAGCCCCTAACCAAGAAACAGACACCGATCCGCCGGAAGTCCCCCTCTCCGCCAAAGCGTGAATGTCCCGCCGGGAATGCCTCGAAGGTTTATGCTCAAAGATGCTGTTCACCCCGATTCACCGGCTGCGGCCGGCGCGGCCAAAGCCGGCCGCAGGAAAAGCCAGGCTCGCGAAATTCTGGAAAGCTGTTTGGGCCTGCTGGTTGTCCTGGTTGTCCTCGTGGCATTTTTCGGCTTCTCGACCGCCCACTTCTTTTCGCTTACCACGTTTGCCTCGATCGCGAACCAAATTCCCACGGCCGTCCTGATCGCCGTGGGCATGACCTACGTGCTGATCATTGCCGGGATCGACCTCTCGGTAGGTTCGGTCCTGGCGGTCAGCGGCGGCGTACTGGGGGCTGCCATCATGCGATGGCATTGGCCCCTCTGGGCCGCTGCGCTCGCCTGCACCGGGATGGGCGGCCTTTGCGGGTTGGTCAATGGTGCCCTGACCGTACGATTCCGGCTACCGTCGTTCATTGTCACCTTGGGAATGCTGGAGGCGGCCCGCGGGGCTGCTTACCTGGTCACCAACTCCCAAACGCAATACATCGGGTCGGACATCGCCAAGGTTAATGACGTGACCCTCCTGGGGTTATCCCTGCCCTTTTTCTTGGCCGTCATCATCGTCGTCGCGGGACAGTTGGTGCTTACGGGAACGATTTTCGGCCGTTACCTGATCGGGATAGGCACCAACGAGGAAGCCGTCCGCTTATCCGGGATTGCCGCCGGCCCGGTCAAAGTCATGGTGTTTACCCTCAGCGGCATGCTGGCGGGCCTGGCGGCGATCACCTACTGCGCACGGCTCGCCTCCGTCGACCCGAACGCCGGAGAAGGCTTTGAGCTCTCGGCCATTGCCGCCGTCGTTATCGGGGGAACCAGCTTGATGGGAGGACGTGGCTCGGTCGTGAACTCGTTTTTTGGGGTCCTGGTGATCTCGGTCCTCGAGAACGGCCTGGCCCAACTCGGTGCGCAGGAACCTATCAAGCGGTTGGTGACCGGCGCAGTCATCATCGCAGCCGTGGTAGTTGATTTTTACCGCACGCGTAAGGCGGCACGCCGCGCGTGATCGTTCCAGGGGCGACGGACAACTCCATCCCTCGCGCGGCGCTCGCAAGGGGAGAAAAGCATCTCGCGCCACGACCGCCACGGGGACGGATAACAACGGCGCCAAGCTGCTTACACCCATTCTCAGGAGGGTTGAGTTCCCTTTGCCCCGGAGGGATCGCCGGGCCAAAAACCACTCAACAAACTTTAAAACCGGTTTAGGCCCAATGGGCCGGCTTTAAACCTATCAGATCGTATAATCGGTCCAGGTCCAAGGGGTCGGGAGACAGTTTGATGGCCTGAAGGACCAGAGGAACTTAGCCCAGGGTTTACCCTGGGAAGGTATTTCCCCCTAGGGCTCAGCCCTGAAGGGGCGGCAGAAAGCGTGAGCAACGCCCTCTGCCGCCCCTTCAGGGCTCGATCGTGATTTTACGGTTACCCAGGGTAAACCCTGGGCTAAGGTCTCCCGGCCCGTTGGGCCTAAAGGCGATTTAGCCAGCTACGGAGCATCCTCCGGCGCCGACATCCCCCTGAGCGGGCATTCTACCAAGATAACTCTCTGAATGGTAAAGGTCCACCACCGGAGCGCGCTCGACCCGGTAAGTGGCGCGCTCGTGCGGCTATTTCACCACGGGTAAAGGTGCCATTTTGTCCGAGTCTGAATACCACCACTGCGAACGTCTGACGGCTCATGGCGCGATTGGATGATCGATGTTTATGCCGTCCTACATTCTTTGTTGCTTCTTCACGCTCGTTGCCTTAACTCCGAAGATCTGGCGAGCTGACGCGGAATATGAAGCGCAAAGAACGTTATATCGCACGTCTGGACGAGGTGAGGATCACCCGGGAAGGCGAGTACGCTTTCATCGAGTATCAGGAAGAGGGCGTTCCTTCAACCCGGCTTCAGATCGGCCCTGAAATCACCGGGATGAGCGACGCGGAGATCATCGATTTGTACAATGACTGTTTGCGGGCGCAGGCCAGGCGAGCGGCTGAATCCAAGCACGTTGCGGTCGAAGTGCCCTTGGGCTCTGCCCAAATTGAGTATAACGCCCAATGCGATCAATGGGTCCCCAGGGGTAGTGTGTTGCGCTGCTTGATCGACGACGATGAGCACCACCAGGCAGTCATTGAGATCGATGAGCAGGAATTGCCGTTGGAGCAATTTGGGAGGCTGCTCACCACTTATGCAGGCTGGGGTATGCGAATCGAATTTGTCCCCGAAGATGAGGTGCACCGCCGGCCCGTCCTTGAGGTGCGGGAACCCGAAGCGGAACCCTAAAGGGAGTTAGCTGACGAAAAGTTAAGTGTGGCATCCCGTCGGATCGGACCCTTGACGACCGCGAAGAACAGCGCCTTGTCGCTACCCTGGTTGACGAGAGCCAAATGACGTTACACACGCGCAACTTCACGAGGTGCACCGGCGGATTGCCAAGTCGACTCAGGACGGGCGGCGCTCATCCCGGGTGACGAAGCATTGGCGCGAGCCGAAAAACTATTTACCATGGCACAGCCGCAGGTTCTTATCGTGGGTGCAGGACCGACCGGGCTGGTCCTTGCGTTTTGGCTGACAAAAGTCGGTGTTCCCGTACGGATCATCGACAAATTGGGTGCACCCGGGACCACCTCAAGAGCTGTGGTGTTCCACGTTCGCAGCCTGGAATTCTATCGCCAACTGGGCATCGACCAATTCGCGGTTCGGCAGGGCGTGGAGGCTAAGGTCGGCAACCTGTGGCTTCGTGGAAGCCGCGTCGGGCAAATCCGGTTCGGCGACTTGGGCGTGACCCTCAGCCGGTATTCATTTCCGTTGATCTTTCCCCAGGATCTTCATGAGAAGATGCTCATCGAGCAACTCAGCCGGCTCAATGTTCATGTCGAACGCGAGACGGAACTGGTGGATTTCACCCTTACGGAGGACGGCGTCAGCGCCACGCTCCAAAAAGCTTCTGGCGCGCACGAGGCATTCCACGTGCCTTATCTTGCCGGTTGCGACGGGGCGCGCTCGACGGTGAGGGAAAGGCTTCAGATCAAATTTCCCGGCGGAACCTATTCCGATACCTACTACGTCGCGGACATTGAGGCGACGGGGCCGATCATGAACGGCCAGGTGAATATTGCCCTCGACGAGGCCGACTTTCTCGCCGTGTTTCCAATGAAGGGCGAAGGACGAGCTCGATTGGTGGGAGCGGTCAGACAGGAACTTCCGACAGGTCGAAGTCTGGCCTGGAATGACGTTAGTCAGCGGATCATCCACCACCTTAAAATGAAGGTGAAGGAAGTGAAATGGTTTTCGAGCTATCGCGTGCATCATCGAGTTGCTTCAACCTTCACGAATGGTCGCGCGTTCTTGCTGGGCGATGCCGCTCACATCCACAGCCCGGTCGGCGGACAAGGAATGAATACAGGCATCGGTGACGCGGTGAACCTCGCTTGGAAGCTCGCGGCCGTCTTGAAGGCCAGATCCCCCGCCAGTCTACTGGAGACGTACGAACCGGAGCGCATCGCCTTCGCACGGCAGTTGGTGGCAACGACTGACCGCGTTTTCGCCTTCGTTAGCGCACGCGGGCCGTTCGCCACCTGGACGCGCCTTCATATTGTGCCACGCCTGATTCCTTTCCTCTTCCGGTTTGCGGCGGTGCGAAGAAACATGTACCGAATCGTCTCGCAAGTCGCGATCCAATACCCGCAGAGCCCGCTCAGCCACGGACCCGCAGGAACCCGAAAGGGTGGACAACGTCTGCCCTGGCTTCAAGTTGATCACCCCTCGTCGTCCTCAGACGATAATTTCGCCTGTTTCTCCGCCCTGAACTGGCAGATCCATTTTTATGGAGAAGGCAGTTCTGACTTGAAGACGCTGTGTGATGCTCGCGGCATCCAGCTTCATCACTTCCCTTGGACTCCCGCGGCCCATAAGGCTGGTCTGATCAGGAATGCGGCCTACATTCTGCGCCCTGACGAATATATCGGCATCGTCGTCCCGGATGCTGATCCCAAAAAGATTATTTTATATCTGGAGACGTGGCTTTTGAACAAAGACCTGCCTGAAGGAGAGGATTGAAAAACGCCGCGATGACCCGCTTGAGTTGTGGGGAATGAGTGCACACACGGGCGTGGGAATCCCGACGGAGTTGGCCAAAACGCGTAAACCTTGCCCTGGAGGCCGGCCAGGAATCCCCAAAGGTTTCGGTACGGCACTACACTTTCGGGCCGATCTCAGCCCCGAAGGGGCGGCAGAACATAGCCCAGGGTTTACCCCACTGCCATTTAGTTAAGGACGGCAGGCCGGGTATTGCTTTCGTCCCGAAGGGACGGCTGAGGTTAGCCAGGGACTTTGAGTCCCTGGACGGGGCATTTAAGAGGGACCGCGTCCCGTCGGGACGCCTGAACCGCCGGCCCGGAGGGTGTCGGCTCCCAAGCGGCCAGCCAAACCCGGCGCGAACCTCGGCGACGAACACCCGAACGGCGCCCCACCTTCGACGCCCGCCTGTGGCCCGGCGCACGCCTTCAGGCGTCCCGCGGGGACGCAACCCCGGGGAAACGCCTGCACAGGCACGGGCACGGGCACTAAAGTACCTGCCTAACCTCAGCCGTCCCTGCGGGACGAAGGCCGCGTCCGGCCTGCCGTCCTTAACTAAATGGCAGTGGGGTTTACCCTGGGTAGGGTCTACCCTGGGTAACCGTCAAAATCACGATGAGCCCTGAAAGGGCGGCAGAAGGCATCGCTCGCCGGTTCTGCCTCGCCTTCAGCAAATCCAACCCGGCGGGGCGGGCGTTTGTTAGGGAGGGCGTGCAGGCGTGACGCCTTAGGAGGGCTCGATCGGAGG encodes the following:
- a CDS encoding nucleoside hydrolase, whose protein sequence is MRVLQTIFAGLVSLLGAATCLATPPKVIIDTDFNTIGDDGQVAVMAAQLYAQGSIDLLGFTIVSGNQWRDQEVADCLKAVERLGIERKVRVYVGAQYPLLHDYQSYLLEQILFGNRTDYVGAYAAPQPSPNNLVPPQDGFATHTRPARQDAVRFLIETFHRYPHEVNLLAIGPLTNVALAMREDPTIIPLIKQIVIMGGQIYAPGNAYNDAGEFNWWFDPEAAQVVLRADVPKRIVPLDVTNTVQLPQDVYERIVGHNPPTVITELYQQAVHPGDYIYDTIALASLYDPSLDIKTATLYVDINTNFDQNYGKSIVWSSNPYPSIRVETPSTVVFQIDNARFFTLYSDLLTRPVPVKFTWACPDQPDH
- a CDS encoding ABC transporter permease, with product MLKDAVHPDSPAAAGAAKAGRRKSQAREILESCLGLLVVLVVLVAFFGFSTAHFFSLTTFASIANQIPTAVLIAVGMTYVLIIAGIDLSVGSVLAVSGGVLGAAIMRWHWPLWAAALACTGMGGLCGLVNGALTVRFRLPSFIVTLGMLEAARGAAYLVTNSQTQYIGSDIAKVNDVTLLGLSLPFFLAVIIVVAGQLVLTGTIFGRYLIGIGTNEEAVRLSGIAAGPVKVMVFTLSGMLAGLAAITYCARLASVDPNAGEGFELSAIAAVVIGGTSLMGGRGSVVNSFFGVLVISVLENGLAQLGAQEPIKRLVTGAVIIAAVVVDFYRTRKAARRA
- a CDS encoding FAD-dependent monooxygenase gives rise to the protein MAQPQVLIVGAGPTGLVLAFWLTKVGVPVRIIDKLGAPGTTSRAVVFHVRSLEFYRQLGIDQFAVRQGVEAKVGNLWLRGSRVGQIRFGDLGVTLSRYSFPLIFPQDLHEKMLIEQLSRLNVHVERETELVDFTLTEDGVSATLQKASGAHEAFHVPYLAGCDGARSTVRERLQIKFPGGTYSDTYYVADIEATGPIMNGQVNIALDEADFLAVFPMKGEGRARLVGAVRQELPTGRSLAWNDVSQRIIHHLKMKVKEVKWFSSYRVHHRVASTFTNGRAFLLGDAAHIHSPVGGQGMNTGIGDAVNLAWKLAAVLKARSPASLLETYEPERIAFARQLVATTDRVFAFVSARGPFATWTRLHIVPRLIPFLFRFAAVRRNMYRIVSQVAIQYPQSPLSHGPAGTRKGGQRLPWLQVDHPSSSSDDNFACFSALNWQIHFYGEGSSDLKTLCDARGIQLHHFPWTPAAHKAGLIRNAAYILRPDEYIGIVVPDADPKKIILYLETWLLNKDLPEGED
- a CDS encoding sugar ABC transporter ATP-binding protein; protein product: MAPLLQTEGLSKSYAGPVLSEVSFDLEAGEVHALVGENGAGKSTFCGIVAGLRTPDAGQMRLQGQPYAPANKRAAEIHGVRIVLQELNLIETLSVGENLFFDQLPHTLGGWIDQPRLRKAAREALAQVGLLELDPDAPVSGLGIGQKQLVEIAAGLARHCRLLILDEPTAALTPTDAERLFLQIQKLKDAGVGIIYISHHLEEVLRLADRISVLRDGRRVATRRRGDLTVDEMIRLMVGRALDDTAARAEKRSAGPILLEVQNLSAPPRVREVSFALHRGEILGFAGLMGAGRTETVRALFGADPRQTGRILLNGRDITAELETPADAVRLGIGFLTEDRKSQGLLLDKPVRLNVTLAQLKGDLCGLAGTLRRRREVAAARTWVDRLAIRCASIEQVAGSLSGGNQQKAVLARWLYRNCQVLICDEPTRGIDVGAKSEIYRLLDQLAREGKGVLVVSSDLKELLALCDRIAVISAGRLVKTFDRGSWTEDQIMSAAFSEMKI
- a CDS encoding sugar ABC transporter substrate-binding protein, encoding MSVSFSRLTWVSACVGAALVLFPQFAGAQAKKPRVALVMKSLANEFFQTMQTGAQKYQKEHTGEFDLLSNGIKNETDVGQQINLVEQMIAQRVDALVIAPADSKALIPVCKKAQQGGMVVVNIDNKFDAGALAQEKVKFPFVGPNNRTGAEKVGDYLGQHLKPGDKVAIIEGIPGAFNAIQRKAGFEDAAKKSRLDVVTSQSGQWETAPANSVASGIITQFPDLAAFMCSNDNMALGVIAALRAAGKEGKVQVVGFDDISAVRTLVKEGKVLATADQHADQLAVFGIQYAVEAVKTGKIPTEDRETPVDLITAETLK